A region from the Sorex araneus isolate mSorAra2 chromosome 6, mSorAra2.pri, whole genome shotgun sequence genome encodes:
- the LOC129405773 gene encoding apolipoprotein L2-like: protein MNAESSNFVEDAIYYILNALDKEDLKSLLSKDEEWEKFVTDTELSREEAQAMREGLKNQKTATGVEFKEMPQYGLEYRERFLKTYPEVKEEVEKLIAQFHALTDSAMQVHRDTIIPDLIIHISGLTNRILCIVQTGLDPLMTGVSLALTTTRLGLGVAAVGKTGITTEVKFGEMSSIGSEAKHLGSSGLKVDELFLGVVNNSPNRIATAVSSRNRVARHIRVVRSTQCRPLAEENATESNNVLGNMFGSILRGMSEGDRFCFGANTDFSLLVEIHSLTQELLILLNNPKSAEILKQRVPVLESILEELKQVYERLQ from the exons ATGAATGCAG AGAGCAGCAACTTTGTAGAGGATGCCATCTACTATATCCTCAATGCACTGGACAAGGAGGACCTGAAGAGCCTGCTGAGTAAAGATGAAGAGTGGGAGAAATTTGTCACTGACACTGAGTTGTCCAG GGAGGAAGCACAGGCGATGCGTGAAGGTCTGAAGAATCAGAAAACAGCCACAGGCGTGGAATTCAAAGAGATGCCCCAGTATGGGCTGGAGTACAGGGAGAGGTTTTTGAAAACTTACCCTGAGGTTAAAGAGGAAGTTGAGAAGCTCATAGCTCAGTTCCATGCACTTACAGACAGTGCCATGCAGGTCCACAGGGATACCATCATCCCCGACCTGATAATCCACATTAGTGGCCTCACAAACAGAATCCTGTGTATTGTACAGACAGGTCTAGATCCCTTAATGACAGGGGTTAGCTTGGCACTGACAACAACGAGGCTGGGCTTGGGGGTTGCAGCAGTTGGCAAGACTGGAATCACTACTGAAGTGAAATTTGGTGAAATGTCATCAATAGGAAGTGAGGCCAAGCACCTGGGATCCTCTGGGCTCAAGGTAGACGAGTTGTTTCTGGGAGTTGTCAACAACAGTCCCAACAGAATAGCCACTGCTGTCAGCAGCAGGAATCGTGTTGCGAGGCACATTCGTGTTGTGAGGAGTACTCAATGTCGTCCATTAGCCGAGGAGAATGCAACGGAAAGCAACAACGTGCTAGGGAACATGTTTGGAAGCATTTTAAGGGGAATGAGTGAGGGAGaccggttctgctttggggccaaCACAGACTTCTCCCTCCTGGTGGAGATCCACAGCCTTACACAAGAGTTACTGATCTTGCTGAACAACCCAAAGTCAGCAGAGATACTGAAGCAGCGGGTCCCGGTGCTGGAGTCGATATTAGAGGAGCTCAAGCAGGTGTATGAGAGGCTGCAGTAG